The genomic region CAGGACCAGCTACACCGAGGggtgggggcgggggggggaaggaggaggaggaggagatgaagCACACGATCGCTTGTGGGGGGCTGCTCTACATCATGGGGGGCTTCCCCTGTGTGTGGGGGGGCTGGCTTCCAAAGTGCTTTTGCATAGACCAACACTTCCCATCCTCTGCTGGGGGGGGACAACAGGGACCCCCCCTGTACCCCACTTTATGGGGAGCCCCCGTGTACCCCGTTATTTGGGGGGGGCTTTGTGCTTTGCAAACCACTGGTGGCTTTGTGCTTTGGGCTGGTGGGTAAAGGGGTGctggtggggggggaagggggtcCAGGGTGCACCCCCCCATCAGAACCCCAAAACAGGAACATCCTTTAAGAATGAACTCAAAGTCACTAAATAAAGGCAGTTTGGGGGGGCCGcaccccaaaacacagctgGGCCCCCTTTGCACCCCCTCAAACCAAGCTGTGGTTGGGGGGTCATGGCACCCCAAATTGCCACGTGTCCCCACTGCACCCCAAACTGCAgtgccccccccctccattccccatcctcctgggtttgggggtgcaatggggacCCCTTGCCCTTccagatggggaaactgaggcacggagccttcatcctcctcctcctcccagggATGTTGGGgtccccccagcccccccagGAGCGAGCAGCTATTCACAGAGGGATGACACCAAGGGAGAAAATAGGGGTGGGGGGTGTCAGGGGTATGGGGGGGTCCAAGTGCAAATGAAGATCCCAAATGCTCCAAGAAGACATTTCACAGTGTCTAACGAGACTAATCCCCCCGGAAGGGGAGCTGGGAtttgggaatggggagggggaggggggaggtaAAGGGAAGGATTAGGGGGGTCCCCCCCCATCACTGCAGGACTTGCCCCCGGGTCTCGGGCAGTTTGAGGGCCAAGGAGCTGCCGAGGGCGAGCGCAGCCGAGGCCAAGAGGATGGGCACGGCCTTGGTGATGCCCACGAAGGAGGTGAAGATGCTGATGCCCAGCACGGCCGCCAGCTTGCAGAGAGCGTTCAGGAACCCAAACGCCGTCGTCCTGCGGGGAGGCAGGGGTTGGGATGGCACCCATGGAgctgggggggcacccatggaggtgggggggcacccatggagctgggggggcacccatggaaggggggtcCCCACCAGGCCCAGCGCAATGGGGCAGGGGGTACCTGGGATGTGGTACCCAGCGGCGCAGCCAGGATGTGGTACCCAGATGTGGCAGCCAACATGGCAAcatctggcagcagcagtgcctctggcagccagcagcacatcTGGCAGCCAGCAACACATCTGGTACCCAACACCCAAAGCCTTATGCCCAGAACCTGGCACCCAGCACCTGAAACCTCACCCCCAGCATGGCAATAtctggcacccagcacccaaaacctcacccccagcacccataggcCCCGCACCTCTTGTCGGAGGGGTAGAGCTCCACAGTGAGCACGTCGAGGGCATTCCAAGAGGCGATGCTGACGCCGCCgaagaggcagagcagagcgaTCATGGCTGATTCACTGTTCCCAAAGGACAGGAAGAAGCAGCTCACGCAGGACATGACGCTGGACCCGGCTGGAGGGGACATGGGACACGTCAGGAGGTGCAATGGGGACAAGCGTCCTCCTCACCCATAGGAAACCATGGTCCTAGAGCCATTGgatgggttggaaggaaccttcaagACCATCTCGacctggagcaggttgctccaggccTTGAGTGTCTCCATGGTTGGAGCAACCCTGGAAgtgttggatggggcttggagcaacctcctctagtggaaggtgtcctgagttggaactggatgagctccaaggtcccttccaacccattctatggATCTATGGATCTCAGCATCCTTGATGCCCACCCAGCATGCGGAGGCGGCCGATCTTGTCCATGAGGAGGGCAGAGACGATGTTCCCGGGCAGGACGGCCAAGGTGCCCAGGAAGCTGACAAAGTAGATCATGTAGGCGTTGTTGTCGTCGCTGAAGTCCAGCTGGCAGCCCTCCTTGTTGTGCAGGAAGGTGCTGTTCACCACCTGGCTGTTGATGAACTTGTACTCAAAGAGATCTGTGGGCATGGAGAAGGTTTGGTGGGGTCAGGTCCATCTCCAACACCCCCTGCTTGGGAACCATCCTTACTCCAGTTCCATCTCCATCAACCCTTACTTTGGGGACCATCCCATCTCCACCCCTTTGGGGCCCTTCATGGTGGTGTCACCCCCTTCTCCATCACTCCCTGCTTTGGGGACCAATTAATCTCCTTCCCTTTAGGCACCATCTTGGTGGCATCCCCCTGATCTTGTTCCCTTTGGGGACCATCCTCATCCTGACCCCAatctccatcacctccctgCTTGGGGTACCATCTTGGTGGGGTCacccccatctccatccctatGAAGATCATTTTGGTGGCATCacccccatctccatccctttgGGGACCATTCTCACCccagctcccatctccatcactCCCTGCTTTGGGaaccatcccatctccatcactTTGAGGACCACCTTGGTGGCATCacccccatctccatccctttgGGGACTATTCTCACCccagctcccatctccatcactCCCTGCTTCGAAaaccatcccatctccatcactTTGAGGACCATCTTGGTGGCATCacccccatctccatccctttgGGGACTGTTCTCACCccagctcccatctccatcactCCCTGCTTTGGGAACCATCCCATCTCCACCCCTTTGGGGCCCATCTGCAGGCCTGGCCCCACTGACCCGTGTTGTAGAACATGGTAGAGATGAAGGTGCAGTTCTTGAAGAAGGTGTTGCTGGAGGTGACATCCTCAAAGTAGCACTCCTCAAAGAGCGAGTCCTCGAATGTCACCGACTTCATCTTCAGGCCAATGAACCTGGGGGGTGTGGGAAGGGGTGGGATGAGCCGGGATGGGGCCGGATGAGCCGGGATGGGGCAGGATGAGCTGGGATGGGGCCGGAtgagctgggatggggcaggatgagccgggatggggcaggatgagccgggatggggcaggatgagccgggatggggcaggagcagtggGGAGGGCCCCCAGGACACACTTGTCATTGAAGTACTCGCCGCCGCGGTGGATCTGGTTCTCGAGGGTGAAGTTGAAGGTGAAGTGTCGCAGCCTCTCCCGTGTGAAGAGCTTGGTGCGGGAGGCATAGTCCATGTTCTGCAGGTGCTTGATCATGTCCGGGAACCACACAGTCAACCCATAGTAACTGCAGGAGACAGGGGTGAGCCTGggcagtgctcccagtgccaccCAGAGCCACCCATCCCAAACCATCCCATAACATCCCATCTTTTCCCAGTGgtgcccatcccatcccattccaccccatcccatcccatcgcACCTGAAGGACATGGTGAACCACACTCCCATCATCATCAGGGTGATGCGGCGGAACTCGGGCGCAAAGCACTGCTGGAAGTTGTTCCAGACCTGCGGGACACAGGTGGGAcaatgggggacaatgggggacACAGGAGGGTGACAAGGGGGGGACCCAGGGGGTGCTGGGCCCTCACCTGCTGTGAGAGGTTGAGCACCCGCACGAGCCAGCGCCGGTGCCACGTCCCTGTGTCCGCCTGGATCTCGATGAGCTCATCCTCCCTCTTGATGGTCTTGATGTGGGTGACCTGTGGGGCACAGGGACAAGGGAAGCTCCGGCCCTGGCCTCATCCCCCCCCCAGGGTGATTCCTGGAGGTGGGAATGCTGCAGCAATGGGGGGTCCTTACCGAGAAGACCCTCTCGGGGTGGCCCTTGGCTCGCATGTTGGTGTCATGGACCTGCTTCAGCACCATCCAGGCCTCATCGTGTTTGCCGTTCTGTAAGGCAGCGCCGCGCTCACCCCTGGGCCCTCCTGCATCACCCGCTTGGGGGTCCCTGTTTGGGTCTCACCACCCACTTGGGGGTCTCTGACCAGCTcctcccatctccatcacccACTTAAGGGGTCCCTGCATGGGTCCCTTCATCTCCATCACCCATTTAAGGGGTCCCTGTTTGGATCCCTTCATCTCCATCACCCACTTAAGAGGTCCCTTGTTTGGATCCCTTAATCTCCATCACCCACTTTAGGGGTCCCTACATAGGTCCCTTCATCTCCATCACCCACTTCAGGGTGCCTGCATGGGTCCCTTCATCTCCATCACCCACTTCAGGGTGCCTGCATGGGTCTCACCTCCAAGAAGAAGCGGGGGCTCTCGGGCATGGTGGTGAGTGCCCCAATGGCAAACACCGAGGGGAAGGCGCAGACCAGGACGAAGACCCTCCAGCTGTGGAACTGATAGGCTGAGCCCATCTGGAAGCTCCATCCTATAGGAATGGGACAGGACATTgtggtggtgctgagccccacCACAATGGGGGACatgggctggtgctgggagggGTGTTCTTACCATAGTGGGGGATGATGGCCCAAGCCATGGCAGAGGCGTAGATGCCCCCGATCATCCAGAACATGCAGAGCCAGCTCAGGTGCTCCCCACGCTTCTCCTGCGCCAGGAACTCCGAGAAGTAGGAGAAGACGATGGGGATGGAGCCCCcgatgctggggaaggggggggagcACAGCACAGGTCACCCTGCACCCCAGCAAAGGGGGGGCAAACACAATGGGGTCGGGTGCATCCCCCTTACCCCATGCCCGAGAGGAGGCGGCAGAAGAGGAAGGTGCCGTAGCCTTGGAcgaaggaggagaagaaggcGAAGACGCTGTTGACGGAGAGGGAGATGAGGAGGCACTGCCGCCGGCCCAGGCGGTCTGCCAGGCCGCCCCACAGGAACGCGCCCACCATCATGCCCAGGTACACGATGAGCCCTGGGgggacagacacacacagacatcagtgctggggtgggggggcaaGGAGGCACCGTGGAGAAGGGGGAATGGGACCCCCCCAGGGTGTTCTCTGCATcccccctgtgctgctctgagccCCACATGGACCCACCTCCCAGcacccccatgtgccccccagGTCCTGCTCTGTGTCCAGCTGTCTCTTCTGTGTCCCTCCATGTTCCATGTGCTCCTGGATATCCCATGTGTCCCTCTATATCCGATGTCCACATCTCCCCATCAGCCCATATCCCCCTGGAAACTTCCCCATGGTTCTCAACATCCTTCACTTTCCATTGTCCCCTCCACATCCCTTTGTCCCTCACCTCTCCAAACCCCATATGTTTGGGATCCCCACATATCCCATGTACCCCTCTATATCCCATGTGTCCCCCATATACTATGTACCTGCCTATATCCCATGTACCCCCCCTATCACCCATGCCTCCCCATATCCCATGTAACCctctatatcccatatcctcCCATATCTCATGTACTCCTCTATATCCCATGTgtccccccatatcccatgtaTCCTTCTGTATCTCATATACCCCTCTGTAATCCAtgcccccccatatcccatgtaCCCCTCTATATCCCAtgccccccatatcccatgtaCCCCTCTATATCCCATATGCCCCTCTATATCCCATGTCCCCCATATCCCTTGTgtccccccatatcccatgtaCCCCTCTATACCCTATGTGTCCCCCCGTACCCCATGTCCCCCATACCCACTCCCCCCCCCGCCGGCCGCCCTCACCCAGCATGCCCTTGTTGGAGTCGGACAGGCACATATCCTTCTCGGCGCTGGGCAGCACGAAGCCCACCACGAACACCTCCACCCCATCGGCCATGAGCGCCAGACCCAGCACGAAGTAGAGGGTCCACTGGAAGCGGCCGTGGCCGCACTCCTGCAGGATGAGCTCGTACTGCTGCGCCAGCTCCTCCCGGTCCTTCCGCCGCTGCCCCTCGCTGTCCGCAGCCGCCGCGGCTCCCGCATCGCTGCCCAGGCGCTCGCCCTGCCCCGAGTGGCGCCGGGGGATGCCCTGGTACTCGCCCTCGTAGATCTCGTCCTCCTCATCGTGCCCTTCGGTGGCATCGCTGGAGGCTCCCTCCTCGTCGTTGGCAGCCTCACCCCCCCGGTAGTAGCCGTCCTGCGGCGCGTAGTCCTCatcgtcctcctcctcctcgaAGCGGGTGTAGGAGCGCTTGGTGTACTCATCCTGCACGCGGTCCATGCCCCTGCTCACCTTCTTGGCCGCGTGTTTCTTCACCTCCTTGGCGATGTCCTTGGCGCCCCGGATGAACGCCGTCCGGTCCCGGAAACTCTCATCCATGGTGCTGGGATGAGCCGGGACACCGGGATGCGATGGGGAATAGGAAcgggggatggggggggggggtgctcgGTGTCTGTGTCCTCACGCCCGGGGACCGCGGTGGGATGCGGGCAGACGGGGGACGGCGCTACCCATCCGCGTGGTACCGGCTGACCTAGGGAACCCGGACACAAGCAGGGGATGGGATAGGGTGGGAATGGTCCCGCATCCCACCTCACCCCTGGGTCTGTACCACACCAGCAGCCCTCCTCTGGGGTGGGAATAGGAGGATTTTGGAATGCAAGGAGATGGGGTCTGGGGACACCAtctctgtgcccccccccttGCTTGAAGCATCAAAGCTCTCAGGGGGGTGCCCGCATTCAGCAGGATTTAGACACCCATTGACCAAGGTGGATTCTCTGATGTCAATGTGGCTGAGGCCAAGTTATGGGGCTTGTTTCACAGAAccagggaatggtttgggttggaaaggaccccaaagctcctccagctccaaccccgtgccacaggcaggggcagctTCGCCATGTGACCCCCAAGCTAGGATCCATGCCAGGGATCCCCCTGCAGGTGCCATAGGGAGGCTTCCAGAAGGGATCTGGCCGTGGCTTGTGTTTGGTGGGAGCTGAACCAGGCaccccagggcagagctgggggcaCCCTGAGCACCTTCGGGGAGGAAAAGGGCATCCGGGTACATCCTGCTGCCCTCCAAGGCCAAGGGCAGGCAGAGCATCCCTTGAGCATCCCAGCGCTCCGGTCCCACAGACCCCAGGTGTGGGGaacagcaggggctgagccaTCGGGCAGGGATGCAGCCGGCACCGCGCGTCCTTCCCTCCCTGAGCCAGGCAAATCCATGGCTATAATTAGCCCGGATGGGAGCCCCCAGCGGCTCTGCGCACCCGGGGCCGGTGCTGCGGCACAGCACGgccccagctccccagcagagccctgcaggtGCTTCGGAGCAGCATCAATCCATCAATAGCCCCCTGCCCTCTCCCCTCCTGCTGGCCGGGAGCAGCCCTTTCCCTGTCCACATCCCAGGGACCCATCCCGGATCCCCCCCCTTGGGTTCAACCCATTGACCCCCAAGGCCCCTGGAAGGAGCTGGTTGATGGCCAAGGTCATTTTGCTCCATGCCATTTGCAGGTCCCTGCAGTGCTTCCCAACGCTGGTCTATGGATCGGGATGTGTAAGGAGCCAGCAAAAAGAAGAGGGGAGCAGAGAGAGGCTGGATACCcactgaggaagaggatggaCCAGGGAGCAAGGTCACAGCTCGGCCCCGTGATGGGCAGAGCTGGAACAGTCACCACTGGCCTGAGCCAAGGTTATGAGGCTCTGGACCACGCATCCATGCGGAGCATCTGATGGATGCACAGAACCTCCCCGTGGGGGGGGGTCTCATGCTGAGCTCCGTGTCCTCCCCTCCTCAGCCTTTCCCAGAACATGGCGACAAGGGAGAAGAGTTTTAAATCACCCATGTCCAAGGTCATCTCCCAACACCCCCCCAGGCTTGACTCCCCAAAGCTACCACGTTAagcatccatccctgtgccaAAATCCCTGTCCCCATCGGCAGCGATTCCCGGCCCTCCGGCAGCATGGGAAGGGCTAAGGAGAGGCTGCTCAACACGCATGGATAAAGACATGAGCAAGGCTGGAGGCAAGGTTTTCCAGGACAAAATGGCCACAGCAAGTGGGAAGGAGAAGCTGAATCCCTGATCCATCAGATGCCGGCTCCCAGGATGCTAATGGGAAGCagtgggaagaggagggggatCTGCCTGATAAAAgggatttctttctctccttacCTGTCTCTGCTCCAACCCTTCTTCCGGAGGCTGCCTCCTGTGCGGCAAGAAAGGATGctccaggaggaggaaggatgctccaggaggaggaaggatgctCCGGCAGGAGGAAGGATGCTCCGGCAAAGGAAAGATGCTctgacagaggaaggaaaacctGCTCCAAGAGGGATCCAGCAAGGAAACAGCTCCCGGGTCCCGTGTTAACGCCGCAGCCTCCGAGCGCTGGGAGAGTCCATTGCAAGAGcccagggaagggagggaggcggtggggagggctgtgctgcagcactgcgCCGGCGAGGGGGGGACAGCGGCAGGATGGGGGGGTTCCCCCTCGCCACGGCTCCCGACtggaggcaatgggagggaGAAGCCTCCCCCGGGGTGCCCACGCTCCCAGGGAGCTCCGTTGGGAATGGGGTTCCCGTGTTGGAGCCGCGGGGTCCAAGAGGTGACAGGCAACTGCGGTTAATGGAGGGGGGGGCTACAAGGAGCTGCCCCAATCCCAGTTGCCCTCCGCAGGGATTCACGTGGGATTCGGGATCGCTCGCCCCCCCCCCATGGCGACTGCAACGCAGGCTGGAACATCTGAGTCACAGGCTCCTCGGGGCTG from Melopsittacus undulatus isolate bMelUnd1 chromosome 20, bMelUnd1.mat.Z, whole genome shotgun sequence harbors:
- the LOC101878037 gene encoding synaptic vesicle glycoprotein 2A; this encodes MDESFRDRTAFIRGAKDIAKEVKKHAAKKVSRGMDRVQDEYTKRSYTRFEEEEDDEDYAPQDGYYRGGEAANDEEGASSDATEGHDEEDEIYEGEYQGIPRRHSGQGERLGSDAGAAAAADSEGQRRKDREELAQQYELILQECGHGRFQWTLYFVLGLALMADGVEVFVVGFVLPSAEKDMCLSDSNKGMLGLIVYLGMMVGAFLWGGLADRLGRRQCLLISLSVNSVFAFFSSFVQGYGTFLFCRLLSGMGIGGSIPIVFSYFSEFLAQEKRGEHLSWLCMFWMIGGIYASAMAWAIIPHYGWSFQMGSAYQFHSWRVFVLVCAFPSVFAIGALTTMPESPRFFLENGKHDEAWMVLKQVHDTNMRAKGHPERVFSVTHIKTIKREDELIEIQADTGTWHRRWLVRVLNLSQQVWNNFQQCFAPEFRRITLMMMGVWFTMSFSYYGLTVWFPDMIKHLQNMDYASRTKLFTRERLRHFTFNFTLENQIHRGGEYFNDKFIGLKMKSVTFEDSLFEECYFEDVTSSNTFFKNCTFISTMFYNTDLFEYKFINSQVVNSTFLHNKEGCQLDFSDDNNAYMIYFVSFLGTLAVLPGNIVSALLMDKIGRLRMLAGSSVMSCVSCFFLSFGNSESAMIALLCLFGGVSIASWNALDVLTVELYPSDKRTTAFGFLNALCKLAAVLGISIFTSFVGITKAVPILLASAALALGSSLALKLPETRGQVLQ